In Osmerus eperlanus chromosome 4, fOsmEpe2.1, whole genome shotgun sequence, the sequence ttactcctgaaagaatcatttgatgctgggatatacggAACAGAAATTTAATTGGGGGTGCATTACAGGGCAGGCCTTGTTTTCCATTTAAATTTCATGCATGTGACACTATGTTACGCAAGTTATGGCTCATGTGTACATGTCAAACTGTAGGTGTGTTAGTCAATCTGTAGTCTAACGGTGAGCCAGTAGAAGTGTGTCGCGGACATCTTACACTTAACTGTCAATTTAATTGCTTCAACTCTACATTGTGATGAATACAGACGCTAGTGGCTAAACAGCAATGGAGTTAGATTTGTTTCATAATTCAAACAAAGAAACGTAACACGATtaacaaatgtatttcatgattcacaaataaatctaACGCGATTCACATAACTATTtggtgattcacaaatgtaacgcgattcacaaataaatgaccccattacatttgtttgcaacctgacaAACACGAGTTATGGCTATGGTGGCTATGGTGATTGGCTAAAATTGGAAGAGACATCTGGCAGCTGCTCAGATCATagaaccagagaatgtctaatatatatatccttaaacaggctctgataGAACTTTAAAACTTCAGGACATGCAGAACAACAGCACTCTCTAGCGTCTCCTTTACAAAATACAAATCTCCCACAATAACATCACATGGGATTGTGAAAGGTCGCGAGAACTCACTAGAGATTGCAAGATTTTCAACATGGCAGGCAGTAAGTTGGTTTTAGAGGGAAGAATAAGTATTATAAGCTTTAGCTTAGGACTCGCTGTGGTTATAATTCCCCTTATCAGAACATTCTTTGGACATCTTGACTGGGTATTTGACTATCTTACAGAAACAAGGGGGAAAATAGCAATTTCTGTGTACATAGCTGTTATCAATGGCCTCTTGCTGATCATATACAAGGGACCTCTTTATAAGGTAAGCATATATTTTAACTAGCAAAATATTAACCAGTTTTCAAGCTACATTTCCAAACATCAACGTGCAGTACTTCGATCATGTATTGCTTGCTGGTTACTAGTTTAACGTAATAACGTAGCTAGCTAGGTACCTTAGTAAGGGCTAATCCTATTACTTGAATAGGATAAAGACAGCTGTCAACATGATGAGCTAAAGATAGAGGTGTTAACCAAATGACTAGCTTAGGCTGTTGTTGTTAAGGTATCCTGGTTTTCTACCTAATTGTTGCTACCTGGTTCGCATAATGGGAGagatttatttcattttttactGCTACACACATCGAACATGTGTGTTGCTAGTGGGCAACTGCTCTCTTTAGCTTGGTACATGCAACTTTACTTCCTGTTCCCGTAGGTTGCTGTAAGAGCATGCTTCCTTGGTTTTACATTTGGGTGTGGCTTGACAATTAGCTGTTCCCAGACGACATGGACACATTTTGGATGGTATGTAAATAAACAatgtacacagagagagaatataTATTGTATCAGCATTGGAGTGCTGACAATGTATCAGTGCCATTAATACCTCAACAATGCAGTGATGTATTGTTGGTACTTCCAGGCAATGGAAATGTGAGCTGCTAAGAGTGTCTGAGAGAGTTTCCACTAATGCACTTGTATGATTGCAGGTACATGTGCTCTCTATCTTTCTTCCACTACTCTGAGTACTTGGTAACAGCCATCATTAACCCTCGTAGTCTGTCCCTGGACTCCTTCCTGCTCAACCACAGTGTGGAGTACACCTTGGCTGCTGTGTCCTCATGGGTGGAATTCACCATAGAGAAGCTGACTGTACCAGGTAACTTTAGGGCAATACTAATTTCCTTTTTTATGAATCAACTAAACATTGCTTTCAGTTGTGCTTGTTAGGTCTATGTAGTTGTTTACAACTACAAGTATATGCATGCAAAGTATGTCAATTTCCTTATTTCATTTTGAGCAAATATGACCTTAGAAAAGTATGGAATTTCCATTTGTGTCATAAGTCAGGCGGTGTGCTTgattttctttcatgtcaacAACCATCTATAACTTAATGACCTAATTCAGACTCCACTCATCTCATTTACTAATATGTTTATGTTGAACTTATGGATCCTCTTGGTGGCGTGGAGAGAAAGGTCATGTTGACACTACAGTGGAAAGAATCCTTCTATTGCAAATCTCACACTGAGTTCATCGATGTTCTTCTTTCTCAGAGCTGAAGCAGCATACCTGGGTCAGTGTGGTGGGACTTCTGATGGTGATGTGTGGGGAGGGCCTGCGCAAGTCTGCCATGCTGACTGCCGGCTCCAACTTCAACCACATAGTCCAGAACGAGAAGGCCCAGAGCCACGTGTTGGTCACAACCGGGGTCTATTCCTTTTTCAGACACCCCTCCTACGTGGGCTGGTTCTATTGGAGCATTGGCACACAGGTGTGGCTACCAGGCTAATGGATACGCTTTGTCATCCCACCAACCATCTCACACAAACTGTCCATTATGACATTGTCAAGCTCAGATTTATCGCTGGACGTCAAAAGCCTGCTTCTATTGGTTATATGAACTTGTCATTCTCTACCTCCATTAAATAATATGCCATAAAATAGACTAATGGAATCTTTCCCCCCAACATTCAACAGTGAACTATTAAGCAGTGTTCACTACtaattacattttcaataattttaTGTTTCAGGTGATGTTGTGCAATCCAGTTTGCATAGCGGGATATACGCTAGCTAGTTGGCGCTTCTTCCGTGAACGTATCGAAGAGGAGGAGATCTCTCTCATACATTTCTTCGGCGAGGACTACCTTGAGTACAAGAAGAAGGCGTCTACCGGCCTGCCGTTTATCTCAGGCATACGTGTCGGATCCTAGGTCAACAAGATGGGTCCTGGACGCATAAACACGAGCAGTCAGGCACTCTGAGGGGCAGCCCTGGTCAGCGTGTggctttgaccccccccccccccccccccccccccggccgccCCTGTGGGCATAGAACTCATGGAGGCCCTGACACCTATAGTCATGGTGGACAATAGAGCCCTCATAATATTTTCCCCCATTACCACAGCAATTGCAATGGTTTGATATGGTTTGGACAGGatcaaaagaagaagaaaaaaaaagtacatTTGTCCACACATTGCACCACTTCTGTTGTACTGTCTTTTGTTTGGTTTGTCTAAATAGACATTTGAAGTTCTGTGTTtttgatgacattttctgacaTCTGCAATTGCAGGATGCTAATAGAAATGCACATTTTTCTGTTGTCCTTCCAGACCAGTTGAGTACATGCAGTAGATCCTGCATTGATTTTAGCTTTGGTTACTGAATCAGAATTGCTGTAATAAGCCTGGTTGAGTGTCTGGTGTTGCTCATCCTTCTGGTGTCTAAAGAGATTTCACTATTGGGCTTTACAGTTTACAGCATAATATTCCCCACTAAGTAATTCACAATAAATACACATACAATTTATTCCGTCTGTGCAGTAATACACAATGAAATTACGGCCTACATATTCAGACAcagctgcacaatcacacatttTTTTCTTTGTGGTTTGGGAATCAATAAGATCTGATATGTATGAAGTTCTGAGTTTGTGGATTACAGAAACAAACATTGACAATCTATTCCgtttttttataaaaatgtttttaGCACAGACTTctgttaaaaaataaatttaaaaaaatgcaGGAACAAATGGATAATTAATCAAGTGTGTCCACTATAAATGATTGATAACATCCACATATAGACATACGCAGTTCTGGTTCATTCTTAGGTCTCAAAGCACTTTAAGTTGAATAACAAATGACAaaactccccccatccctcctccccctgctgcctCATGTGTTTTATCTCTACAGTTGTAGCAGAAGGATTGTAGTAGCAGAACATGTTAATGATAGAAATGTTATTTTTCTTTACGTACCACAGCAATAGTGTCTTGTTTATCTAGCAGTTATGTTGACCCTTCATgaatttatttgtttgtgtctccttACACTCACTGTGTATTAAAAACACCAAAAGAAGCATTCCTACGGCTGAGTTCAGAGAGCTGAGGTTGTTTCCATACCAACAAACTCACCTCAATTTGGCTCACACCTGAACTGCTGCATGACTCGGGTTCACCTGAGTGTGGCTGAAAGCTCACCTCTGCCCTCCACTTTGTGCCCAGACTGTATGGACCagaaagtgtgtgcatgtgtgtctgacagtgagTGCTTGaaagggggagtcaggtggctgagcggtgagggaatcaggctagtaatccgaaggttgccagttcgattcccggtcatgccaactgacgttgtgtccttgggcaaggcacttcaccctacttgcctcggggagaatgtccctgtactcactgtaagtcgctctggataagagcgtctgctaaatgactaaatgtaaatgtaatgaaaggAATGTATGTCCAGCACAGTTATTTGTGAAAAGCACTGAAAAGTGTGGGATATATGAAATCATAATTGAGAACATCTATAATAAATATAAAAGCACATCTAGTTGGCTTCTGATATAACGGTTAGCTGCGCCAAGCATGGTGCACCTAAAATAATGGCTGTGGTTTTGCAGTGCTACAGCATAAAGTTTATTTCAGATAAATGAGAATTGTACCTGCAGATTACTAATAGTGTCTGTTTTGGAGTAGTTACTGTGCATTTATTCACATGACTAAACTTGTACTGAGCAACACTGTTCTATGAATAAAcacaaaaaattaaaataaaacatttcttaGAAGATAAAGGTGTTTTAGTGGAGTGCAATATATTTCATAAGTCACTGTTACCCTACCATTCCTTACAGTGTCATTCTCTGTGTCTTTTAATTTAGGTACATTATAGTTCTTTGGGTTTATTCCAAAGAACTATAATGTTCTTTGGAATAATTATACCATTATGGGGAAGTTAACATTGATCTTTATTTGTACTTTAACACAAGCTTCAGCTGTCTATTTGCCACATGGGAGTCCCCTTTCCCCACATCTTGTTCTACTtttgtaataacctatactCCTATTTGATCAATGTAAAACAGTAAAATCATTGAACAGTTTCTAGGTTATTACAACATTGTACGGTGTTGCTATTTATTTAGTTACATAATTCATGCTTACGTAAGGAGAAGTGTTACCGTAAATTAGGCTAATACTCTGACACCATATTACATGAAAGGTAATTTTGACAAATTGTTATGTGCAGCTATCTAGTTGCATGGTTCTGCTGTGCTAGAAGGGCATCTCTATCCAACTGGCAGTCTCCATAGTGTTCTGCTTCCCTGAACAATAGAAATCCTTGTTCTTAAAAAAGGCCTCATCTGATGGGTTgctgataatgcagttatcatcAGTGACAAAGGAGAGGTCATTCCTGTTGGAGAAGTCATTTCTGCTGCAGTAAATAATAGCTACTGCATGCACTGTCCCATTAAAATGATGGATTGTTGATGTTGTCGtcgacatacagtatattaccTATTGTGTTGTATATCAGTGGCCATTGTGGCCATCGTACTGTCCTCATAGATCTTCAGCATGGCCTCTGTGCGGTCATCTTTTAGCTCCTTAGGACCCTTTAGTCTGTGATGATAAAGGAATCATGAGTAGAGAACTAACTTCCACTAAAGTTATACAAGTACATAGTTTAACAGATATTAGTCTCTTGACTAACTCATCTTATTAGATAGTGACAACATCTAAGGAAGCATAGTAATGGTCCCATGTGGTTCATCGGAGGTTgcgctgcttggataccttggTTCCAGTCGTTCCTTCACCTTGGCAATTGAACTGATGTATGGGCCAATTTGCTTAGCAATAGTGGTCAGGTAACTGTTCTCCTGCTTTAGTTGCATCAGATCGTGAAGTTGAGCTGGAATCAGACCAGACACACATAATGATCATTTAACCCTGTTTGGTTTATGGCttagaagaaaataaaaaaggatTAGTTAAGTTTTACCTTCATATATTTCCTGTTCATTCACAACCCTCTGATATGTTTCTTCCCAGATCTGGATGAGGAAGTAGAAATAAGAGATGAGACTTGTCAGTGTGTGCTTGGTTacaataaaaacacaacatcttacCTCCTCAAATATGGCCCTCATGAGTTCCACAGAGGAGTACTCAGCAGagatctgtctgtccatctgtagaGAGTGGTCCAGGATCTCAGCCATGGTGTCTTTCCTGATAAGTGAGTGGTGCTTGGTCAGATCTCTGTGGGTTTCCTGTACCTGGTCCTTCAGCTGTTGGATCACAGTCTGTAGCCTCTGCTCACAGAAATAAAAACACAGCAGGAATTAAAATCTCATCTGTTCTCATTCTAAATGAGATCATAGCTATGACGTCTAGTTGGCCTCACCTTGTAGCTGTTCTCATAGTTGCAACAGTGATCGGTAAAGGGAGTGTCCCCGCCCTCAGACAGGAGAACCTTGGTGCTGATGTAGCGATGGGCGGTAGGCTTCCTTACTGCTGAGGATCCCAGGGACATGTCACTGATGGCAGGGGAGTGGCAGGCCACAGACAGGG encodes:
- the icmt gene encoding protein-S-isoprenylcysteine O-methyltransferase; the encoded protein is MAGSKLVLEGRISIISFSLGLAVVIIPLIRTFFGHLDWVFDYLTETRGKIAISVYIAVINGLLLIIYKGPLYKVAVRACFLGFTFGCGLTISCSQTTWTHFGWYMCSLSFFHYSEYLVTAIINPRSLSLDSFLLNHSVEYTLAAVSSWVEFTIEKLTVPELKQHTWVSVVGLLMVMCGEGLRKSAMLTAGSNFNHIVQNEKAQSHVLVTTGVYSFFRHPSYVGWFYWSIGTQVMLCNPVCIAGYTLASWRFFRERIEEEEISLIHFFGEDYLEYKKKASTGLPFISGIRVGS